The following proteins come from a genomic window of Streptomyces sp. GS7:
- a CDS encoding MSMEG_1061 family FMN-dependent PPOX-type flavoprotein: MTTPLAGSAFDSLRLDAVPDQEALRRAYELPSDAAVRKQMTELTVQTRQLIGCSSLVLVASADAEGNCDVSPRGGPAGFVAVLDARTVAIPDATGNKRLDTLQNVVSTGRAGLLFVIPGRTTTLRVNGRACVSTRPELLSQLTAVGKPPASALVLGIEEVYPHCPKSLLRSGSWKPEQWLPADAQPTSAEVTLAQLRMPELTIADIEQAEADSLKYRYE, from the coding sequence ATGACGACACCCCTTGCCGGCAGTGCCTTCGATTCGCTCCGCCTCGACGCCGTGCCCGACCAGGAGGCGCTGCGCCGGGCCTACGAACTCCCCAGCGACGCGGCCGTGCGCAAACAGATGACCGAACTCACCGTACAGACACGGCAGTTGATCGGCTGCTCATCGCTGGTCCTGGTCGCCAGCGCGGACGCTGAGGGCAACTGTGACGTTTCCCCGCGCGGCGGCCCCGCCGGGTTCGTCGCCGTCCTGGACGCACGGACGGTGGCGATACCGGACGCGACCGGAAACAAGCGTCTGGACACCCTGCAGAACGTCGTCTCCACCGGACGGGCCGGGCTGCTGTTCGTCATCCCGGGGCGCACCACGACGCTCAGGGTGAACGGCCGAGCCTGCGTCTCCACCCGCCCGGAACTGCTGTCACAGCTGACCGCCGTGGGCAAGCCGCCGGCCAGTGCGCTGGTGCTGGGGATCGAGGAGGTCTACCCGCACTGCCCCAAGTCGCTGCTGCGCAGCGGGTCCTGGAAGCCGGAGCAGTGGCTGCCGGCGGACGCCCAGCCGACCTCGGCCGAGGTGACGTTGGCCCAGCTGCGGATGCCGGAGCTGACGATCGCTGACATCGAGCAGGCGGAGGCGGATTCGCTGAAGTACCGGTACGAGTAA
- a CDS encoding nuclear transport factor 2 family protein yields MNPTGVAAALTDLIFNTDITVEEAADRHFAPGYRQRTDGQWADRAGFIEHIAHVRTLVAEGSVEVHDELYDGTKYADRHTVNITKKDGSTVLTEVYVFADLASDGRFSRIEETTLMLQGSEADRNIGSAR; encoded by the coding sequence ATGAACCCCACTGGCGTCGCCGCCGCCCTCACCGACCTGATCTTCAACACCGACATCACCGTCGAAGAAGCCGCCGACCGCCACTTCGCCCCCGGCTACCGGCAGCGCACGGACGGGCAGTGGGCCGACCGCGCGGGCTTCATCGAGCACATCGCCCACGTGCGTACGCTCGTCGCCGAAGGCTCTGTCGAGGTCCACGACGAGCTCTACGACGGCACCAAGTACGCCGACCGCCACACGGTCAACATCACGAAGAAGGACGGCTCGACCGTGCTCACCGAGGTCTACGTGTTCGCAGACCTGGCATCCGACGGCCGCTTCAGCCGCATAGAGGAGACCACCCTGATGCTCCAGGGCTCCGAAGCGGACCGCAACATCGGCAGCGCCCGCTGA
- a CDS encoding MarR family winged helix-turn-helix transcriptional regulator, translating into MENEVGHEIADALGILLKRTTRAQLHKHLTEGMGEAVDELTYPILSALARTGPRSAADLAPDAGLDRSGVTRRASRLEAAGLIRREPDPTDRRASLLVLTDEGEHAVAELRERLAAHIAASLNSWPPGDARTFARHLRRFITEGPFV; encoded by the coding sequence ATGGAGAACGAGGTAGGACATGAGATCGCCGATGCGCTGGGCATCCTGCTCAAACGCACCACCCGCGCCCAGCTGCACAAGCACCTGACCGAGGGCATGGGGGAGGCAGTGGACGAGCTGACCTACCCGATCCTCAGCGCACTGGCCAGGACCGGCCCCCGCAGTGCCGCCGACCTGGCTCCGGACGCCGGACTCGACCGCTCCGGCGTCACCCGCCGCGCCTCCCGCCTGGAGGCTGCCGGACTCATCCGCCGCGAACCGGACCCCACCGACCGTCGCGCATCCCTGCTGGTCCTCACCGACGAGGGAGAACACGCCGTGGCCGAACTGCGCGAGCGCCTGGCCGCCCACATCGCGGCGAGTCTCAACTCCTGGCCCCCCGGGGACGCCCGGACCTTCGCCCGTCACCTCCGCCGCTTCATCACCGAAGGCCCCTTCGTATAG
- a CDS encoding FAD-dependent monooxygenase, translating to MLDVLIAGAGPVGLWLAAELRLRGVEVTVVERRAAPDGRSRAVGMQAGTLDTFATRGLAERFIERGTPVPTGHFGAATTRLDFSTVGAVHPYMLALGQSVTEQLLEEHAVAVGARVLRGEEVVSLTQGPDAVEVVIRAGGTHRTVRARWVVGCDGTRSAVRQAAGIDFPGQDTTLTGWLADVELDDPPTAPLAATGPAGSFLAAPIGDGVHRLAGLSTATMHHGTGEPLTLEEVREQTRTLLGRDLGIRNPRWLSRYGNATRQAARYRAGRVLLAGDAAHMFFPAGGQGMNLGIQDATNLGWKLAATLQSRAPDGLLDSYDTERRPAGRAVIDNTRAQLALFAAAGPEQIALREVWSAALAEPETNRQWARRIAGFDDPLPADTPPGAHPLNGTRLAGLALDTAQAPTAHSLMHHGRPLLLDLGGTRTPCPASDLEQRAATVNTEAAAPIWRDVTAVLIRPDARIAWASTDADPQRRAADCLTALRTLCR from the coding sequence ATGCTCGACGTGCTCATCGCCGGGGCCGGCCCGGTGGGGCTCTGGCTCGCCGCGGAGTTGCGCCTGCGCGGGGTGGAGGTGACCGTCGTGGAACGCCGGGCGGCACCGGACGGACGGTCGCGCGCGGTCGGCATGCAGGCCGGCACGCTGGACACCTTCGCCACCCGCGGACTCGCGGAGCGGTTCATCGAACGGGGCACCCCCGTGCCGACCGGCCACTTCGGGGCGGCGACCACCCGGCTGGACTTCTCCACGGTCGGAGCGGTGCACCCGTACATGCTGGCGCTCGGTCAGTCCGTCACCGAACAGCTCCTGGAGGAGCACGCGGTTGCCGTGGGTGCCCGGGTGCTGCGCGGGGAGGAGGTCGTCTCGCTCACCCAGGGGCCGGACGCCGTCGAGGTGGTGATCCGGGCCGGCGGCACCCACCGGACCGTGCGGGCCCGCTGGGTGGTGGGCTGCGACGGCACCCGCAGCGCGGTGCGCCAGGCGGCCGGCATCGACTTCCCCGGTCAGGACACCACGCTGACCGGGTGGCTCGCCGACGTCGAACTCGACGATCCGCCCACCGCGCCGCTCGCCGCCACCGGGCCGGCCGGTTCGTTCCTGGCGGCCCCGATCGGCGACGGCGTCCACCGGCTGGCGGGCCTGTCCACGGCCACCATGCACCACGGCACCGGTGAACCGCTGACCCTGGAGGAGGTGCGCGAGCAGACCCGCACACTGCTCGGACGGGACCTGGGTATCCGCAACCCCCGGTGGCTGTCGCGCTACGGCAATGCCACCCGCCAGGCCGCACGGTACCGAGCCGGACGGGTGCTGCTGGCCGGGGACGCGGCGCACATGTTCTTCCCGGCCGGTGGCCAGGGCATGAACCTCGGCATCCAGGACGCCACCAACCTGGGCTGGAAGCTCGCCGCAACCCTCCAGAGCCGGGCGCCCGACGGACTGCTCGACAGCTACGACACGGAGCGTCGGCCGGCCGGCCGCGCCGTCATCGACAACACCCGCGCGCAGCTAGCCCTGTTCGCCGCTGCGGGCCCGGAGCAGATCGCGCTGCGCGAGGTGTGGTCCGCCGCGCTGGCCGAACCGGAGACCAACCGCCAGTGGGCCCGCCGGATCGCCGGCTTCGACGACCCGCTCCCCGCCGACACCCCACCCGGCGCGCACCCGCTGAACGGCACCCGCCTGGCCGGCCTCGCCCTGGACACGGCACAGGCACCCACCGCCCACTCCTTGATGCACCACGGCCGGCCATTGCTGCTGGACCTCGGCGGGACGCGGACGCCGTGCCCCGCGAGTGATCTCGAACAGCGGGCGGCCACCGTCAACACCGAAGCTGCGGCCCCGATCTGGCGGGACGTCACCGCCGTCCTGATCCGGCCCGACGCCCGGATCGCCTGGGCCAGCACCGACGCCGACCCGCAGCGCCGGGCCGCGGACTGCCTCACCGCCCTGCGCACCCTGTGCCGCTAG
- a CDS encoding TetR/AcrR family transcriptional regulator C-terminal domain-containing protein gives MGTTQDEIVAATLAVLDEHGLDGVTMRAVAARLGVQHNTVRWHASSKGRLLELASDELLAHCLDEPLPEAFPDRLKELGRRCRAALLSRRDAARMVAGVFAAEPHTLRYADTVIATLLAAGHPPRTAAWTHWSIFYLTLGLTQEQQAAQETAPALPPDQVPADTYPALAAVLPHVGPDNFDQRFEFALDLIITGLPRTEGPAGRSPASTPAGVPDDDTRDAQSGPGGTG, from the coding sequence ATGGGTACGACACAGGACGAGATCGTCGCCGCCACGCTGGCGGTCCTCGACGAGCACGGGCTGGACGGCGTGACCATGCGCGCCGTCGCGGCCCGGCTCGGCGTGCAGCACAACACCGTCCGCTGGCACGCCTCCAGCAAGGGCCGCCTGCTCGAACTGGCCTCCGACGAACTCCTCGCGCACTGTCTCGACGAGCCGCTGCCCGAGGCGTTCCCCGACCGCCTCAAAGAGCTGGGCCGCCGCTGCCGCGCGGCGCTGCTCTCCCGCCGCGACGCCGCCAGGATGGTCGCGGGCGTCTTCGCCGCCGAGCCCCACACGCTGCGCTACGCCGACACCGTGATCGCCACCTTGCTGGCAGCCGGCCACCCACCACGCACAGCCGCATGGACCCACTGGTCGATCTTCTACCTGACCCTGGGCCTCACCCAGGAACAGCAAGCCGCCCAAGAGACCGCACCGGCCCTCCCCCCGGACCAAGTCCCGGCCGACACCTACCCGGCCCTGGCCGCGGTCCTGCCCCACGTCGGCCCCGACAACTTCGACCAACGCTTCGAATTCGCCCTCGACCTGATCATCACCGGCCTTCCCCGAACCGAGGGACCAGCCGGCCGAAGCCCTGCTTCCACGCCAGCAGGCGTACCGGACGACGACACTCGCGATGCGCAGTCCGGACCTGGCGGGACCGGCTGA
- a CDS encoding alcohol dehydrogenase catalytic domain-containing protein, protein MAPTWMTRWQYDVQVPCRTGEFAMAVDTGPSPTLRVPPRCPHAGVAVGGAGQATAHRGAADAHGAPDPDVVVRMERSVFSAALVRAATVGHPRVAPPATLGILLTGEVVAAGEGVRQVRPGDRVVLDPHPPCGHCAMCAAGRGRLCGRGDMHHTRRPRGVRAGDRGDRKGGAPHPGFPALRRRGVHRIARLSARRGPGRRRGAERPRPGGRQRPDGVPDRPGSPAEQCRIRHLHGEAPLQEGTDARGGRTYRGCPR, encoded by the coding sequence ATGGCACCTACCTGGATGACACGGTGGCAGTACGACGTCCAAGTTCCATGCCGCACAGGGGAGTTCGCCATGGCTGTGGACACCGGCCCGTCCCCCACTCTGCGCGTACCGCCCCGGTGTCCCCATGCGGGCGTCGCTGTGGGAGGGGCCGGGCAAGCCACTGCGCATCGTGGAGCAGCTGACGCCCATGGTGCGCCGGACCCGGATGTGGTGGTGCGCATGGAACGCTCCGTGTTCTCCGCCGCGTTGGTGCGTGCGGCCACCGTCGGACATCCCAGGGTGGCGCCGCCCGCCACGCTCGGCATCCTGCTTACCGGTGAGGTCGTCGCCGCGGGAGAAGGCGTCCGGCAGGTGCGGCCCGGGGACCGCGTCGTACTGGATCCCCATCCACCCTGCGGTCACTGCGCCATGTGTGCCGCCGGCCGCGGCAGGCTCTGCGGCCGGGGGGACATGCATCACACCAGGCGCCCTCGCGGAGTTCGCGCTGGTGACCGAGGAGACCGGAAGGGCGGTGCGCCCCATCCCGGCTTCCCTGCCCTTCGACGCCGAGGTGTTCACCGAATAGCTCGTCTGAGCGCTCGCCGCGGTCCGGGACGGCGGCGTGGGGCCGAGCGACCACGTCCTGGTGGTCGGCAGCGGCCCGATGGTGTTCCTGATCGCCCAGGCAGCCCGGCAGAGCAGTGCCGCATCCGTCACCTGCACGGTGAAGCACCCCTCCAGGAGGGCACTGATGCACGCGGCGGGCGCACGTACCGTGGCTGCCCCCGATGA
- a CDS encoding RHS repeat-associated core domain-containing protein — MNGRTTTYTYDTLGRRISRTTPTGAVSTWTRNAAGRRTALDISGRTLAFAHDALGQELSRTLGDLTFAHTYDALGRLTEQHVTSPTESLQRRAYTYRADGYLTGIDDHLNGPRRFELDATGRVTTLSARNWTETYAYDTAGNQTHAAWPDHHPVSEARGERTYTGTRINRAGGIRYEYDAAGRTILRHKTRLSRKPDTWRYTWDVEDRLIACTTPDGTTWRYTYDPLGRRTAKLRLTEDGQNVTEQVDFTWDGTTLCEQTTLIHGHSTQVTLTWDHQGLAPLTQRERRTAAQAPQHEIDERFFAIVTDLVGTPTELLDEQGAIVARTRTTLWGTTAWNASATAHTPFRFPGQYFDPETELHYNYFRTYDPETARYLTPDPLGLGPAPNPSAYVHNPQTWADPLGLAPYKWDPAKVDEHYDKHAYGEGARDGKPDMPEYQDQHDSDDGFARYVADSEALFRDPKPPEGVREVVRSHDQAVLRMDPEGRLAIAHNGKITSYFRPGSSIAEAHEYMDNESQR, encoded by the coding sequence GTGAACGGCCGTACCACCACGTACACCTATGACACCCTGGGCCGCCGAATATCGCGCACCACTCCGACCGGCGCGGTGAGCACCTGGACCCGCAACGCGGCAGGACGCCGCACCGCACTTGACATCTCCGGCCGCACCCTGGCCTTTGCCCACGACGCACTCGGTCAGGAACTCTCCCGCACCCTCGGCGACCTCACCTTCGCCCACACCTACGACGCCCTCGGCCGCCTCACCGAGCAGCACGTCACCTCACCAACCGAATCCCTCCAGCGCCGCGCCTATACCTACCGCGCGGACGGTTACCTCACCGGCATCGACGACCACCTCAACGGCCCCCGCCGCTTCGAACTCGACGCCACCGGCCGGGTCACCACCCTCTCCGCCCGAAACTGGACTGAGACCTACGCCTACGACACCGCCGGCAACCAGACCCACGCCGCCTGGCCTGACCACCACCCCGTCTCCGAGGCGCGAGGTGAGCGCACCTACACAGGCACCCGCATCAACCGCGCCGGAGGCATCCGCTACGAATACGACGCAGCCGGCCGCACCATCCTCCGCCACAAGACGCGCCTCTCTCGCAAGCCCGACACCTGGCGCTACACCTGGGACGTCGAAGACCGCCTGATCGCCTGCACCACCCCGGACGGCACTACTTGGCGCTACACCTACGACCCCCTCGGCCGCCGCACCGCCAAACTACGTTTGACCGAAGACGGGCAAAACGTCACCGAACAGGTGGACTTCACCTGGGACGGCACCACACTCTGCGAGCAGACCACCCTCATCCACGGCCACTCCACTCAAGTCACCCTCACCTGGGACCACCAAGGCCTAGCGCCTCTGACGCAGCGCGAACGCCGCACCGCAGCCCAGGCCCCGCAACACGAGATCGATGAGCGCTTCTTCGCCATCGTCACCGACCTCGTCGGCACCCCCACCGAACTCCTCGACGAACAAGGCGCCATCGTCGCCCGAACGCGCACCACCCTGTGGGGCACCACCGCCTGGAACGCCAGCGCCACTGCCCACACCCCTTTCCGATTCCCCGGCCAATACTTCGACCCCGAAACCGAACTCCACTACAACTACTTCCGCACCTACGACCCCGAAACCGCCCGCTACCTCACCCCCGACCCCCTCGGGCTCGGCCCCGCCCCCAACCCGTCTGCCTACGTCCACAATCCCCAGACCTGGGCCGACCCCCTCGGACTCGCGCCATACAAATGGGATCCCGCGAAGGTTGACGAGCATTACGACAAACATGCGTACGGCGAGGGCGCGAGGGACGGAAAGCCGGACATGCCGGAGTACCAAGATCAGCACGATAGCGATGACGGGTTCGCTCGTTATGTAGCAGACTCCGAGGCTTTGTTCCGCGACCCGAAGCCCCCTGAGGGGGTTCGCGAAGTTGTACGCTCTCATGATCAAGCCGTGCTGCGTATGGACCCGGAGGGCAGATTGGCTATCGCGCACAATGGGAAGATCACGAGTTACTTCCGGCCCGGCAGTAGCATTGCGGAGGCGCATGAGTATATGGACAACGAGAGTCAGCGTTAA
- a CDS encoding amino acid adenylation domain-containing protein yields MTVPREHPGPVVGAVREVAADSLVRMVRHHARTRPHAIAVESADRLRTYGQLWHRSLVIAAGLDEAGVGPGDRVALWADRTGEVLAAALAVMMLRASYVPIDPTHPKERVSAVLSGASPAALVHDNASATAGLLDVGVPVVDVSELKDIAGPPDREPPRPDDIAYVIFTSGSTGSPKGVQVEHASLANYPAWCGWLVGRSGSGSPLFASLGYDLAMTSMWVPLAHGHRVVTVEGLWDQETLFGPRRTRHTFIKLTPSHARFFEALEEPPDYASITQALMFGGEGLDVPLIRSLGSRIDGVRLINHYGPTETAVGCCAYRFDSTKPLRTPTVPIGTPAWNSRAYVVDDQLRPVPAGTPGELVIAGRSVAAGYLGQPAGAGRFMDERDLGGGSGRAYRTGDLVEVLPEGTLLYLGRQDDQLNPKRHGKVSSQVRGHFKVNKSAQSQHRRRHAGEQVDSRRSCGGRGPDLYSARGREPSTNCRTTLQLSTQLQAAPECLELDRAKLDIPNVRYTQPSNLKDIAGCWAQPVTLTGRRLRPLAASITNTDVELADCGCRQRKARAGYPPRCGVHRPRMPRRPTHRGRAYRRGR; encoded by the coding sequence ATGACCGTGCCCAGAGAACATCCCGGTCCGGTTGTCGGTGCCGTCCGTGAAGTCGCCGCGGATTCGCTGGTACGGATGGTGCGGCACCACGCGAGGACACGGCCACATGCCATCGCCGTCGAGTCGGCGGATCGGCTCCGGACGTATGGCCAGTTATGGCATCGGAGCCTGGTGATAGCGGCCGGGTTGGACGAGGCCGGTGTCGGGCCGGGCGATCGCGTCGCCCTGTGGGCCGACCGCACCGGTGAGGTGCTGGCGGCAGCGCTCGCCGTCATGATGTTGCGGGCGTCCTACGTGCCGATCGACCCGACGCATCCCAAGGAGCGGGTGTCGGCCGTCCTCTCCGGCGCGTCCCCTGCCGCCCTGGTGCACGACAACGCGTCCGCCACGGCGGGCCTGCTCGACGTGGGTGTGCCTGTCGTGGACGTGAGCGAGCTGAAGGACATCGCCGGGCCGCCAGACCGCGAGCCGCCGCGGCCGGATGACATCGCCTATGTCATCTTCACCTCGGGATCGACAGGTTCCCCCAAGGGAGTTCAGGTCGAGCACGCGTCGCTGGCCAACTATCCGGCCTGGTGCGGTTGGCTCGTCGGCCGGTCGGGCAGCGGCAGTCCGTTGTTCGCCAGTCTCGGCTACGACCTTGCGATGACCTCCATGTGGGTGCCGCTGGCTCATGGCCACCGCGTCGTCACGGTCGAGGGTCTGTGGGACCAGGAGACCCTGTTCGGCCCGCGGCGGACCAGGCACACGTTCATCAAACTGACCCCGTCCCACGCGCGCTTCTTCGAAGCGCTCGAAGAGCCACCTGACTATGCCTCGATCACGCAGGCGCTGATGTTCGGGGGCGAGGGCCTCGACGTGCCCCTCATCCGCTCGTTGGGATCTCGCATCGACGGCGTACGACTGATCAATCACTACGGTCCGACGGAGACGGCGGTGGGCTGTTGCGCCTACCGGTTCGACAGTACGAAGCCGCTGCGTACGCCCACCGTGCCCATCGGGACTCCGGCCTGGAACAGCCGGGCATATGTGGTGGACGACCAACTGCGTCCCGTGCCGGCCGGGACGCCGGGGGAACTGGTGATCGCGGGCCGCTCGGTGGCCGCGGGATATCTGGGACAGCCTGCTGGCGCAGGGCGGTTCATGGACGAACGCGATCTGGGGGGAGGCAGCGGCAGGGCCTACCGGACCGGGGACCTGGTCGAAGTGCTTCCTGAGGGGACGCTGCTCTATCTCGGCCGCCAGGACGACCAGTTGAATCCGAAGAGGCACGGCAAGGTATCGTCGCAGGTCAGAGGGCATTTCAAGGTCAACAAGTCAGCACAAAGTCAGCATCGGCGGCGCCACGCCGGGGAACAGGTCGACTCCCGGAGGTCATGCGGCGGCCGTGGTCCAGACCTCTACAGTGCCCGAGGTCGAGAGCCCAGTACCAATTGTCGCACAACATTACAACTTTCCACGCAATTGCAAGCAGCCCCAGAATGCTTGGAGTTGGACCGGGCGAAACTCGACATCCCCAACGTCCGTTACACCCAGCCCTCCAACTTGAAGGATATTGCCGGGTGTTGGGCCCAGCCCGTCACTCTCACGGGGCGACGACTGCGCCCGCTTGCCGCAAGCATCACAAACACCGACGTCGAGTTGGCGGACTGCGGCTGCCGCCAACGGAAGGCACGAGCTGGCTATCCGCCGCGGTGCGGCGTTCATCGACCCCGCATGCCTCGTCGTCCAACTCATCGCGGCCGGGCATACCGCCGAGGCCGCTGA